Proteins encoded in a region of the Nicotiana tomentosiformis chromosome 9, ASM39032v3, whole genome shotgun sequence genome:
- the LOC104092121 gene encoding late embryogenesis abundant protein M17-like isoform X3 produces MKLKTCILPLFFVLLLISYSVIATETSKDEKKANEVKETTKKEEPKETDQYGGGGRCRYGCCGGWGRYGCRRCCASEDAVVAEKDDNVVAGNRDDGYGYGYGGQGRYGYGWGGGGYGGRGGGSWGGRGGGGGGWGGGGCRYGCCGHSRYGGCRCCYSDAEAKALDENEVQP; encoded by the exons ATGAAGCTCAAAACTTGTATTCTCCCTTTGTTTTTCGTTCTTCTTCTCATCTCCTATTCTGTAATTGCTACTGAAACATCCAAAGATGAAAAGAAGG CTAATGAAGTGAAAGAAACAACCAAAAAGGAGGAGCCAAAGGAAACGGATCAGTACGGAGGCGGAGGCCGTTGTAGATATGGCTGCTGTGGTGGTTGGGGACGCTATGGCTGTCGTAGGTGTTGTGCGTCAG AAGATGCTGTAGTTGCGGAAAAAGATGATAACGTAGTGGCTGGTAACAGAGATGACGGTTATGGTTACGGCTACGGTGGACAAGGTCGTTACGGCTATGGTTGGGGAGGCGGCGGCTATGGAGGACGTGGCGGTGGAAGCTGGGGAGGCCGTGGTGGTGGCGGCGGCGGATGGGGCGGTGGCGGCTGCCGATATGGTTGCTGTGGGCACAGTAGATATGGAGGCTGTAGGTGTTGTTACTCAGATGCAGAAGCAAAAGCCTTAGATGAAAATGAAGTCCAGCCTTAA
- the LOC104092121 gene encoding late embryogenesis abundant protein M17-like isoform X1 — translation MKLKTCILPLFFVLLLISYSVIATETSKDEKKANEVKETTKKEEPKETDQYGGGGRCRYGCCGGWGRYGCRRCCASANEVEETNNEESKETDQYGGRCRYGCCGGYGHYGCRRCCTPQDAVVAEKDDNVVAGNRDDGYGYGYGGQGRYGYGWGGGGYGGRGGGSWGGRGGGGGGWGGGGCRYGCCGHSRYGGCRCCYSDAEAKALDENEVQP, via the exons ATGAAGCTCAAAACTTGTATTCTCCCTTTGTTTTTCGTTCTTCTTCTCATCTCCTATTCTGTAATTGCTACTGAAACATCCAAAGATGAAAAGAAGG CTAATGAAGTGAAAGAAACAACCAAAAAGGAGGAGCCAAAGGAAACGGATCAGTACGGAGGCGGAGGCCGTTGTAGATATGGCTGCTGTGGTGGTTGGGGACGCTATGGCTGTCGTAGGTGTTGTGCGTCAG CTAATGAAGTGGAAGAAACAAACAACGAGGAGTCAAAGGAAACGGACCAGTACGGAGGCCGCTGTCGATACGGCTGCTGCGGGGGTTACGGCCACTATGGTTGCCGGAGATGTTGCACACCTC AAGATGCTGTAGTTGCGGAAAAAGATGATAACGTAGTGGCTGGTAACAGAGATGACGGTTATGGTTACGGCTACGGTGGACAAGGTCGTTACGGCTATGGTTGGGGAGGCGGCGGCTATGGAGGACGTGGCGGTGGAAGCTGGGGAGGCCGTGGTGGTGGCGGCGGCGGATGGGGCGGTGGCGGCTGCCGATATGGTTGCTGTGGGCACAGTAGATATGGAGGCTGTAGGTGTTGTTACTCAGATGCAGAAGCAAAAGCCTTAGATGAAAATGAAGTCCAGCCTTAA
- the LOC104092121 gene encoding late embryogenesis abundant protein M17-like isoform X2 → MKLKTCILPLFFVLLLISYSVIATETSKDEKKANEVKETTKKEEPKETDQYGGGGRCRYGCCGGWGRYGCRRCCASANEVEETNNEESKETDQYGGRCRYGCCGGYGHYGCRRCCTPHAVVAEKDDNVVAGNRDDGYGYGYGGQGRYGYGWGGGGYGGRGGGSWGGRGGGGGGWGGGGCRYGCCGHSRYGGCRCCYSDAEAKALDENEVQP, encoded by the exons ATGAAGCTCAAAACTTGTATTCTCCCTTTGTTTTTCGTTCTTCTTCTCATCTCCTATTCTGTAATTGCTACTGAAACATCCAAAGATGAAAAGAAGG CTAATGAAGTGAAAGAAACAACCAAAAAGGAGGAGCCAAAGGAAACGGATCAGTACGGAGGCGGAGGCCGTTGTAGATATGGCTGCTGTGGTGGTTGGGGACGCTATGGCTGTCGTAGGTGTTGTGCGTCAG CTAATGAAGTGGAAGAAACAAACAACGAGGAGTCAAAGGAAACGGACCAGTACGGAGGCCGCTGTCGATACGGCTGCTGCGGGGGTTACGGCCACTATGGTTGCCGGAGATGTTGCACACCTC ATGCTGTAGTTGCGGAAAAAGATGATAACGTAGTGGCTGGTAACAGAGATGACGGTTATGGTTACGGCTACGGTGGACAAGGTCGTTACGGCTATGGTTGGGGAGGCGGCGGCTATGGAGGACGTGGCGGTGGAAGCTGGGGAGGCCGTGGTGGTGGCGGCGGCGGATGGGGCGGTGGCGGCTGCCGATATGGTTGCTGTGGGCACAGTAGATATGGAGGCTGTAGGTGTTGTTACTCAGATGCAGAAGCAAAAGCCTTAGATGAAAATGAAGTCCAGCCTTAA